The following coding sequences are from one Pseudomonadota bacterium window:
- a CDS encoding outer membrane beta-barrel protein, giving the protein MKRLAAFAMAALISAFALTAGAQSNSAGNFTVGLGPAGNIYVVDSSPELDPGIGGYLFFDYRWSPQFSTQVGVIVTTQDGTGRSAGDGGIEFLGIPTFDLKFYLFNEPSRWDPYGLIGLGVYAVTEGSQDNGTWAVGIGADIGLGTDFYLTEKWSLGLQFIFRSIGLIDSTSGGNNGTALFPFSMLANVAYHF; this is encoded by the coding sequence ATGAAGAGACTCGCCGCATTCGCGATGGCCGCGCTCATTTCCGCATTCGCCCTCACGGCCGGGGCGCAGAGCAACAGCGCCGGCAACTTCACGGTGGGACTCGGGCCCGCGGGCAACATCTACGTCGTGGACTCAAGCCCCGAGCTGGACCCGGGAATCGGCGGCTATCTCTTCTTCGACTACCGCTGGTCGCCGCAGTTCTCCACACAGGTCGGCGTGATCGTCACCACCCAGGACGGCACCGGCCGATCGGCAGGCGACGGGGGCATCGAGTTCCTGGGCATCCCCACCTTCGACCTGAAGTTCTACCTCTTCAACGAGCCTTCGCGCTGGGACCCCTACGGCCTCATCGGCCTGGGCGTGTACGCGGTGACCGAGGGGTCGCAGGACAACGGGACGTGGGCCGTGGGCATAGGCGCGGACATAGGGCTCGGCACCGACTTCTACCTCACTGAGAAGTGGTCGCTCGGGCTCCAGTTCATCTTCCGCTCCATAGGGCTCATCGACTCCACAAGCGGCGGGAACAACGGCACCGCCCTCTTCCCGTTCTCGATGCTCGCGAACGTGGCGTATCATTTTTGA
- a CDS encoding phosphoribosylglycinamide formyltransferase, which yields MGNRGDRPLSIAVLASGSGTNLQSIIDSCESGRIPARVTAVISDVPEAHALNRAARHGISAHAVKRGDFASKREFEERIVELLREHGAELVCLAGYMRIVGSTVLDAYPMRVMNIHPALLPSFPGLEGQRQALEYGVKVAGCTVHFVDALADHGPIIAQRAVEVHEGDTVDSLRERILAEEHRLYPLAIRLFAEGRLTVEGRIVIIRE from the coding sequence ATGGGGAACAGGGGGGACAGACCGCTGTCGATAGCAGTGCTCGCCTCGGGGAGCGGCACCAACCTCCAGTCGATCATCGACTCGTGCGAATCCGGCAGGATCCCGGCACGCGTGACCGCGGTCATAAGCGACGTTCCGGAGGCGCACGCGCTCAATCGGGCCGCGAGGCACGGGATATCGGCCCACGCGGTGAAGAGGGGCGACTTCGCCTCTAAGCGCGAGTTCGAGGAGAGGATCGTGGAGCTGCTCAGGGAGCACGGTGCGGAGCTCGTATGCCTCGCCGGCTACATGCGCATCGTGGGCAGCACGGTGCTTGACGCCTATCCGATGAGGGTCATGAACATCCACCCGGCGCTCCTCCCCTCTTTCCCGGGACTCGAGGGGCAGCGGCAGGCGCTGGAATACGGGGTGAAGGTCGCCGGCTGCACGGTCCACTTCGTGGACGCGCTGGCCGACCACGGCCCGATCATCGCTCAGAGGGCGGTCGAGGTGCACGAGGGCGACACGGTCGACTCGCTGAGGGAGAGGATCCTCGCCGAGGAGCACAGGCTCTACCCCCTCGCGATAAGGCTCTTCGCGGAGGGGAGGTTGACAGTCGAAGGCAGGATAGTGATTATCAGGGAGTAA
- a CDS encoding phosphoribosylformylglycinamidine cyclo-ligase, producing MSEQYKKAGVDIDAGNRFVEMIRPMVKATHRRGVVSDLGGYGGLFSLCELGLEDPVLVSGTDGVGTKLRIAIEMNRFDTIGIDLVAMCVNDIACSGAEPLFFLDYFATSRLMPERHSEIVKGIAEACKKTGCALIGGETAEMPDMYAEGDFDLAGFAVGAAERSRIIDGSSIGIGNSIVGVASTGFHSNGFSLVRRIVREAKLDLGRVYDGLERPLGEALLTPTALYSPLVAQLARSFELKGVAHITGGGFWDNIPRILPAGVRAEIDRKAWMIPEIFRFFQTNGGIEDEEMLRVFNCGVGMVLVIPADQLPGVIDSARIAGFEAFKIGSIAKRRGGEPQVTVG from the coding sequence ATGAGCGAACAATACAAGAAGGCGGGCGTGGACATAGACGCGGGCAACCGGTTCGTCGAGATGATCAGGCCGATGGTCAAGGCGACCCATCGCCGCGGAGTGGTCTCGGACCTCGGCGGATACGGCGGCCTCTTCTCGCTCTGCGAGCTGGGGCTCGAGGATCCGGTCCTGGTCTCGGGCACCGACGGCGTGGGCACGAAGCTGCGCATCGCCATCGAGATGAACCGCTTCGACACCATCGGCATCGACCTCGTGGCCATGTGCGTCAACGACATAGCGTGCAGCGGGGCTGAGCCGCTCTTCTTCCTCGACTATTTCGCCACCTCGAGGCTCATGCCGGAGCGCCACTCGGAGATCGTCAAGGGGATCGCGGAGGCGTGCAAAAAGACCGGCTGCGCCCTCATCGGCGGCGAGACCGCGGAGATGCCCGACATGTACGCCGAGGGGGACTTCGACCTGGCGGGGTTCGCGGTCGGCGCGGCGGAGCGCTCGAGGATCATAGACGGCAGCTCAATCGGCATAGGCAACTCGATAGTGGGCGTCGCTTCCACCGGCTTCCACAGCAACGGGTTCTCTCTGGTGCGCAGGATCGTCCGGGAGGCGAAGCTCGACCTCGGCCGCGTCTACGACGGCCTCGAGCGGCCGCTGGGCGAGGCGCTGCTGACCCCTACCGCGCTCTACAGCCCGCTCGTCGCTCAGCTCGCGCGCTCCTTCGAGCTCAAGGGGGTCGCGCACATAACCGGGGGCGGCTTCTGGGACAACATCCCACGCATACTGCCTGCCGGGGTAAGGGCCGAGATCGACAGAAAGGCCTGGATGATCCCCGAGATCTTCCGCTTCTTCCAGACCAACGGGGGCATCGAAGACGAGGAGATGCTGCGCGTATTCAACTGCGGGGTCGGCATGGTCCTCGTCATCCCCGCGGACCAGCTCCCGGGAGTCATCGACAGCGCACGGATCGCGGGCTTTGAGGCCTTCAAGATCGGCAGCATAGCCAAACGCAGGGGCGGCGAGCCCCAGGTCACGGTGGGATAG
- the surE gene encoding 5'/3'-nucleotidase SurE yields the protein MGKRKTKPRGKPLILVSNDDGVGSKGIVVLSRALRALGRVVVVAPDKERSASSHSITLHRPLRVERLSRDEYSADGTPTDCVLLAVHGLLGQRPDLIVSGVNHGPNLGDDVHYSGTVSVAFEGGILGIPSIAVSCMGSGSGLHSAAEIACEIGEKVLRRGLPRGIVLNVNVPDLPMCMIKGVSVTKQGKRNYGGVIVEKTDPRGKKYYWIGGDQSGFEDVPRSDCNAVRAGFVSITPLRVNLSDRAGIGALARLGFASKKGRAKR from the coding sequence ATGGGAAAGAGAAAGACAAAGCCGCGGGGTAAGCCGCTGATCCTCGTCTCCAACGACGACGGGGTCGGCTCGAAAGGGATCGTCGTCCTCTCAAGGGCGCTGCGCGCGCTGGGCAGGGTGGTGGTGGTCGCACCCGACAAGGAGCGAAGCGCCTCGAGCCACTCGATCACCCTTCACAGGCCGCTGAGGGTGGAGCGGCTATCGCGGGACGAATATTCGGCCGACGGCACGCCGACAGACTGCGTGCTGCTCGCGGTCCACGGCCTGCTCGGCCAGAGGCCCGACCTCATCGTCTCCGGCGTCAACCACGGGCCCAACCTGGGCGACGACGTGCACTACTCCGGCACGGTCTCGGTGGCGTTCGAGGGAGGCATCCTCGGCATACCGTCGATCGCGGTCTCGTGCATGGGGAGCGGGAGCGGGCTGCACTCGGCTGCCGAGATCGCCTGTGAGATCGGGGAAAAGGTGCTCCGCAGGGGGCTTCCCAGGGGGATCGTGCTCAACGTCAACGTGCCCGACCTCCCCATGTGCATGATAAAGGGCGTCTCGGTCACGAAGCAGGGCAAGCGCAACTACGGAGGAGTCATTGTCGAGAAGACCGACCCGCGGGGCAAGAAGTATTACTGGATCGGCGGCGACCAGAGCGGCTTCGAGGACGTGCCCCGCTCGGACTGCAACGCGGTCCGCGCGGGCTTTGTCTCCATAACTCCGCTGAGGGTCAACCTCTCCGACCGGGCCGGGATCGGCGCCCTCGCGCGGCTGGGGTTTGCGTCGAAAAAGGGGCGCGCGAAGAGATGA
- a CDS encoding protein-L-isoaspartate(D-aspartate) O-methyltransferase, whose amino-acid sequence MIERKGTFANRADSVPDTYAVARRRMVTEQLIPGGIRDSRVLEVMGRVKRHAFVSPGMEDQAYMDRPLPIGLNQTISQPLMVAIMTEALALEGREKVLEIGTGSGYQAAILAEMAGAVCTVERITDLSIRARKVLYRLGYENIKLRIGDGTLGWPEEAPFDGIIVTAGAPVVPEALMAQLSDGGRLVIPVGGEEMQRLDVITRRGDGFDTRSVTACRFVKLIGREGWHNEG is encoded by the coding sequence ATGATCGAACGCAAGGGGACATTCGCGAACAGGGCCGACAGCGTGCCGGACACATACGCGGTGGCGAGGCGGCGCATGGTCACCGAGCAGCTCATCCCCGGCGGCATCAGGGATTCGCGAGTGTTGGAGGTCATGGGCAGGGTCAAGCGGCACGCCTTCGTGAGCCCCGGGATGGAGGACCAGGCGTACATGGATCGGCCGCTGCCGATCGGGCTCAATCAGACCATATCGCAGCCCCTGATGGTGGCGATCATGACAGAGGCCCTCGCCCTGGAGGGCAGGGAGAAGGTTCTCGAGATAGGCACCGGCTCCGGGTACCAGGCCGCTATCCTCGCCGAGATGGCGGGCGCGGTGTGCACCGTCGAGCGCATAACAGATCTCTCCATCCGCGCGCGCAAGGTCCTGTACAGGCTCGGCTATGAGAACATAAAGCTCCGCATCGGCGACGGGACTCTGGGCTGGCCCGAGGAGGCGCCGTTCGACGGCATCATCGTGACCGCCGGGGCGCCTGTCGTCCCCGAGGCCCTCATGGCCCAGCTCTCCGACGGCGGAAGACTGGTGATCCCGGTGGGAGGGGAGGAGATGCAGAGGCTCGACGTGATCACGAGGCGCGGCGACGGATTCGATACGCGCAGCGTCACCGCCTGCCGCTTCGTGAAGCTCATAGGCAGGGAGGGATGGCATAATGAAGGTTGA
- a CDS encoding peptidoglycan DD-metalloendopeptidase family protein, whose protein sequence is MGRVLKISFVFVLCAVISGCATSYDKRGVYHKVRGGESIQRIAKVYRTDVQTLAEYNNILDAGDIKPGMRLYIPPRTRKAGFKKLPFGDDVAAARDAKGIRKRAPSDKIKFYRGRFIWPVDGKLTSPFGYRDGRRHDGIDIGAKTGRPIKASAAGKVVFAGSMRGYGNLILLRHKDNMFTAYAHNSVNKVKKGQVVKQGDVIGKVGRTGRASGPHLHFEIRHGQTARNPLFFLPKRG, encoded by the coding sequence ATGGGACGCGTTTTAAAAATATCGTTCGTCTTCGTGCTGTGCGCCGTGATCTCAGGGTGCGCCACCTCCTACGACAAGCGCGGGGTGTACCACAAGGTGCGCGGCGGCGAGTCGATCCAGCGCATAGCGAAGGTCTACCGCACCGACGTGCAGACGCTCGCCGAGTACAACAACATACTCGATGCGGGCGACATCAAGCCGGGCATGCGGCTCTACATCCCGCCGCGCACGAGGAAGGCCGGCTTCAAGAAGCTGCCGTTCGGCGACGACGTGGCGGCGGCCAGGGACGCGAAGGGGATCAGGAAGCGCGCCCCCTCCGACAAGATAAAGTTCTACCGGGGCCGCTTCATATGGCCCGTTGACGGCAAGCTGACCTCCCCGTTCGGGTATCGCGACGGCCGAAGGCACGACGGCATAGACATAGGGGCAAAGACCGGGAGGCCCATCAAGGCCTCGGCCGCGGGCAAGGTGGTCTTCGCGGGCTCCATGCGCGGCTACGGGAACCTGATCCTCCTGCGCCACAAGGACAACATGTTCACCGCCTATGCGCACAACAGCGTGAACAAGGTGAAGAAGGGGCAGGTGGTGAAGCAGGGCGATGTGATCGGCAAGGTCGGCCGCACCGGAAGGGCGTCGGGCCCGCACCTGCACTTCGAAATTCGACATGGACAAACAGCGCGCAATCCCTTATTTTTCCTGCCCAAACGGGGCTAG
- a CDS encoding adenine phosphoribosyltransferase, with the protein MEKIVRDNIRDIPDFPKPGIIFKDITPLLANHGAFSATIDSLRRRYQDKGVDVVVGIESRGFIFGAPLAEKLGAAFVPVRKKGKLPYKTVDISYDLEYGSATIEMHTDAISRGQKVVVIDDLLATGGTAGAACRLVEGQGGRVVECAFIVELGFLNGRERIKGIPVYSMVTY; encoded by the coding sequence ATGGAGAAGATAGTGAGGGACAACATCAGGGACATCCCTGATTTCCCGAAGCCGGGGATAATTTTCAAGGACATCACGCCGCTCCTGGCCAATCACGGGGCGTTCTCGGCCACCATCGACAGCCTGCGGAGGCGATATCAGGACAAGGGCGTGGACGTGGTGGTGGGGATCGAATCCCGCGGCTTCATCTTCGGCGCGCCGCTGGCCGAGAAGCTCGGGGCCGCGTTCGTGCCGGTGCGAAAGAAGGGGAAGCTGCCGTACAAGACCGTGGACATTTCCTACGACCTTGAGTATGGCTCCGCGACCATCGAGATGCACACCGACGCCATCTCGCGCGGGCAGAAGGTGGTCGTCATAGACGACCTGCTCGCCACCGGCGGCACCGCGGGCGCCGCCTGTCGGCTGGTGGAGGGCCAGGGAGGCCGGGTCGTGGAGTGCGCTTTCATCGTGGAGCTGGGTTTTTTGAACGGCCGCGAGAGGATAAAGGGCATCCCGGTGTACTCGATGGTCACCTACTGA
- a CDS encoding integration host factor subunit beta, with amino-acid sequence MNKSELIEAVSAKAQITKKRAEDVVNLIFDSMTDAIVKGDRIEIRGLGSFVVKEYGSYTGRNPRTGESIQVRPKRLPFFKVGKELKERVDRIAESAQQT; translated from the coding sequence ATGAATAAATCAGAGCTCATCGAAGCGGTATCCGCCAAGGCGCAGATTACAAAGAAGAGGGCGGAAGACGTAGTCAACCTCATCTTCGACTCCATGACCGATGCGATCGTAAAGGGGGATCGCATCGAGATCAGGGGGCTGGGCAGCTTCGTGGTCAAGGAGTACGGATCGTACACAGGCCGCAATCCCAGGACAGGGGAGTCGATCCAGGTGAGGCCGAAGCGGCTGCCGTTCTTCAAGGTGGGCAAGGAGTTGAAGGAGAGGGTCGATCGGATCGCGGAGTCAGCGCAGCAGACGTGA
- the dprA gene encoding DNA-processing protein DprA, protein MAIRSVFFGFPSIGKSLLDEAGSAAELLGGDRARFMPHFLRHEALWRRFLGLGGSELREAESELDRIEALGLALIPINDPRYPALLRQIADPPLALVARGGAIEALSAPVIAMVGSRRASQRAMETGASIAMGLAEAGYTIASGLAYGIDSACHRGAIAGGGLTVAVMGCGPEMVYPPGNARLYQAIAASGVILSEFPIGTAPFRQNFPQRNRVISGIALATVVVEAAEKSGSLITARFALEQNREVMAVPGPGGTAGAKGVNSLIRDGAPLVESADDVAAHIDPLLAGRQFVKISGQLETDVEMDSALLGAVPARGAVSVDEIVARTGMRASSVLARLGELCVAGEVEQLPGRRWRRIRRRTDA, encoded by the coding sequence TTGGCTATTCGCAGTGTCTTCTTTGGATTCCCCTCTATCGGAAAATCGCTCCTCGACGAGGCCGGTTCCGCAGCGGAGCTCCTCGGAGGGGATCGCGCGAGGTTCATGCCGCATTTCCTCCGGCATGAGGCGCTCTGGAGGAGGTTTCTCGGGCTGGGGGGGAGCGAACTCAGGGAGGCGGAGTCGGAGCTCGACAGGATCGAGGCGCTGGGGCTCGCCCTCATCCCGATCAACGATCCCCGATACCCCGCGCTCCTCCGCCAGATCGCCGACCCGCCCCTTGCGCTCGTCGCGAGGGGGGGCGCGATCGAGGCCCTCTCGGCGCCCGTGATCGCCATGGTCGGCTCGCGCAGGGCGAGCCAGCGGGCCATGGAGACCGGCGCGTCGATCGCCATGGGCCTTGCCGAGGCGGGCTACACGATCGCCAGCGGGCTCGCGTACGGCATCGACTCGGCGTGCCACAGGGGCGCGATCGCCGGCGGCGGGCTGACCGTTGCGGTGATGGGCTGCGGCCCGGAGATGGTCTATCCGCCGGGGAACGCGCGCCTTTATCAGGCCATAGCGGCCAGCGGCGTCATCCTCTCGGAGTTTCCGATCGGCACCGCGCCGTTCAGGCAGAACTTCCCGCAGCGCAACAGGGTGATAAGCGGGATCGCGCTTGCCACCGTTGTCGTGGAGGCGGCGGAGAAAAGCGGCAGCCTCATCACGGCCAGGTTCGCGCTCGAGCAGAATCGGGAGGTGATGGCGGTCCCCGGCCCCGGAGGGACCGCGGGGGCGAAGGGCGTCAACTCACTCATCCGCGACGGCGCGCCGCTGGTCGAGAGCGCCGACGACGTGGCCGCGCACATAGACCCGCTGCTCGCGGGCAGGCAATTCGTCAAAATATCTGGACAATTGGAAACCGATGTGGAAATGGACTCAGCACTTTTGGGCGCCGTTCCCGCACGCGGCGCCGTCTCGGTGGACGAGATAGTGGCGAGGACCGGCATGAGGGCGTCCTCGGTGCTCGCGAGGCTCGGGGAGCTCTGCGTCGCGGGCGAGGTCGAGCAGCTCCCGGGCCGCAGGTGGCGCAGGATCAGGAGGAGGACCGATGCCTAA
- the topA gene encoding type I DNA topoisomerase: MPNALVIVESPAKARTIKKYLGRGYSVLASVGHIMDLPQRDLGVDVEKGFEPKYVVIKGKSKVLKQITKAAAESDEIYLAPDPDREGEAIAWHIAEQIKKSLGRRKGADGPRMHRARFNEITQRAIKQAIENPTVLDRNLFEAQQARRILDRLVGYRISPLLWDKVRRGLSAGRVQSVAVRIVCEREDEIEKFVTKEYWSVVANLEGSLPPPFEAKLVKIDGKDFEIGAGELARAVTDEMRGGKFTLTSIIRKERQRKPSPPFITSKLQQEAARKLGFTAKKTMSLAQRLYEGIDLGDEGSVGLITYMRTDSTRIADSAVAEAREFIKGRYGAETLPASPNVYRSKKGAQEAHEAIRPTSMSYPPEAVADHLDRDLHRLYDLIWKRFVASQMKPAVFDQTAFDIAAGRFLLRATGQVLKFPGFIAVYLEGEDDAAEKDEEENPTLPDLKEGEVLTLHGIEPHQHFTQPPPRFTEASLVKELEEKGIGRPSTYASIMSVIQDKGYVRKAEGRFHPSDLGRLVNGLLVSSFPRVLDVGFTAQMEVELDEVEEGRRGWVETLNDFYGPFQEALSKARVKMRDVKRQTVETDIECERCGKAMVIKWGRHGEFLACSGYPDCRNTKEFTRDEGGNIVVSSAPTTDELCPACGSPMVVRRGRYGEFLACSKYPECKGTRSIGTGVTCPECGKAELVQKSTKRGKPFYGCADYPKCKFALWDMPVAGPCPLCGFPVLVKKPSKRGGEPHIACGRKGCKYRGESKG, translated from the coding sequence ATGCCTAACGCGCTGGTCATAGTCGAGTCCCCGGCAAAGGCCCGAACGATCAAGAAGTATCTCGGCAGGGGATATTCGGTGCTGGCCTCGGTGGGCCACATCATGGACCTGCCCCAGCGCGATCTCGGCGTCGACGTGGAAAAGGGATTCGAGCCGAAGTACGTCGTCATAAAGGGCAAGTCCAAGGTCCTCAAGCAGATCACCAAGGCGGCGGCCGAATCGGACGAGATATATCTCGCGCCCGACCCCGACAGGGAGGGCGAGGCGATCGCCTGGCACATTGCGGAGCAGATCAAAAAGAGCCTCGGCAGGAGGAAGGGGGCGGACGGGCCGCGCATGCACCGCGCGCGCTTCAACGAGATCACGCAGCGCGCCATCAAGCAGGCGATAGAGAACCCGACCGTGCTCGACCGCAACCTCTTCGAGGCGCAGCAGGCGCGCCGCATACTCGACAGGCTGGTGGGCTACCGCATCTCGCCGCTGCTCTGGGACAAGGTCCGCAGGGGGCTGTCCGCGGGGCGCGTCCAGTCGGTGGCGGTGCGCATAGTCTGCGAGCGCGAGGACGAGATAGAGAAGTTCGTGACGAAGGAGTACTGGTCCGTGGTCGCGAACCTCGAGGGGAGCCTGCCGCCGCCTTTCGAGGCCAAGCTCGTGAAGATCGACGGCAAGGATTTCGAGATAGGCGCGGGCGAGCTGGCCCGCGCGGTCACCGACGAGATGCGCGGCGGGAAGTTCACGCTCACCTCCATCATCAGGAAGGAGCGGCAGCGCAAGCCGTCGCCCCCGTTCATCACCTCGAAGCTGCAGCAGGAGGCGGCGCGCAAGCTCGGGTTCACGGCGAAGAAGACCATGTCCCTGGCGCAGAGGCTCTACGAGGGGATCGATCTTGGTGACGAGGGCTCGGTCGGCCTCATCACCTACATGCGCACCGATTCGACTCGCATCGCCGATTCGGCGGTCGCCGAGGCGCGCGAGTTCATAAAGGGCCGCTACGGCGCCGAGACCCTGCCCGCCTCGCCCAACGTCTACAGGTCGAAGAAGGGGGCGCAGGAGGCGCACGAGGCGATAAGGCCCACCTCCATGAGCTATCCGCCCGAGGCGGTCGCCGATCACCTCGATAGAGACCTGCACAGGCTCTACGATCTGATCTGGAAGCGCTTCGTCGCCTCGCAGATGAAACCGGCGGTCTTCGACCAGACCGCGTTCGACATCGCGGCGGGCCGCTTCCTGCTTCGCGCCACCGGCCAGGTCCTCAAATTCCCGGGCTTCATCGCGGTCTATCTGGAGGGTGAGGACGACGCGGCCGAGAAGGACGAGGAGGAGAACCCTACGCTCCCCGACCTGAAAGAGGGCGAGGTCCTCACTCTCCACGGCATCGAGCCGCACCAGCACTTCACGCAGCCGCCTCCGCGCTTCACCGAGGCGTCGCTGGTCAAGGAGCTCGAGGAGAAGGGGATAGGCAGGCCCTCCACCTACGCGTCGATCATGAGCGTCATCCAGGACAAGGGCTACGTCCGCAAGGCGGAGGGCCGCTTCCACCCCTCCGACCTCGGCAGGCTGGTCAACGGCCTGCTGGTGAGCAGCTTCCCGAGGGTGCTAGACGTCGGCTTCACCGCGCAGATGGAGGTGGAGCTCGACGAGGTGGAGGAGGGCCGCCGCGGCTGGGTCGAGACACTCAACGACTTCTACGGGCCGTTCCAGGAGGCGCTCTCCAAGGCGCGGGTGAAGATGCGCGACGTCAAGCGCCAGACCGTGGAGACCGACATCGAGTGCGAAAGATGCGGCAAGGCCATGGTCATCAAGTGGGGCCGCCACGGCGAGTTCCTTGCATGCTCGGGCTACCCCGATTGCCGAAACACCAAGGAGTTCACCCGCGACGAGGGGGGCAACATAGTCGTCTCCTCGGCGCCGACGACCGACGAGCTCTGCCCCGCATGCGGCAGCCCGATGGTCGTGCGCAGGGGGCGCTACGGCGAGTTCCTCGCGTGCTCGAAGTACCCGGAGTGCAAGGGCACGCGCTCGATCGGCACCGGCGTCACCTGCCCCGAGTGCGGCAAGGCGGAGCTCGTCCAGAAGAGCACCAAGCGCGGCAAGCCGTTCTACGGCTGCGCCGATTACCCCAAGTGCAAGTTCGCCCTGTGGGACATGCCCGTCGCAGGGCCGTGCCCGCTGTGCGGGTTTCCGGTCCTTGTGAAGAAGCCCTCGAAGAGGGGCGGCGAGCCGCACATCGCCTGCGGCAGGAAGGGATGCAAGTACAGGGGCGAATCAAAGGGGTAG
- the xerC gene encoding tyrosine recombinase XerC has product MKKLIDSFFNYLKHERDVSPHTSKNYLVDMQQFLAYLEGRYPGISASGEAYIGKLDASIIRDFMSKMWNDWSPSSMARKLASLRTFFNYCIKKGMIEVNPAKEVATPKIPKRVPKFLTVDEVFALLDSAADEGALGIRDRAILELLYASGLRVSELVGLDIDDVDLKAQTVRVMGKGRKERIVPMGEKACASLVNYLEKRKALADDRGQEKAFFVNRHGGRLTARSIERLIAKYMRRCGVQKTVTPHVLRHTFATHLLGAGADMRGIQELLGHSSLSTTQKYTHVGIENLMRAYDQSHPKA; this is encoded by the coding sequence ATGAAAAAGCTTATCGATAGTTTTTTCAATTATCTGAAGCATGAGCGGGATGTCTCACCGCATACCTCCAAGAATTATCTGGTGGATATGCAGCAGTTTTTGGCCTACCTCGAAGGCCGCTATCCCGGGATATCGGCATCCGGCGAGGCTTATATCGGAAAGCTCGACGCCTCGATCATACGCGATTTCATGTCAAAGATGTGGAACGACTGGAGCCCTTCTTCAATGGCAAGAAAGCTGGCTTCCTTAAGAACATTCTTTAACTATTGCATCAAAAAAGGCATGATTGAAGTGAATCCTGCAAAGGAAGTGGCCACACCGAAGATCCCCAAGAGGGTGCCCAAGTTCCTGACCGTCGATGAAGTCTTTGCGCTCCTGGATTCCGCTGCGGACGAGGGGGCGCTCGGGATACGCGATCGGGCGATCCTCGAGCTCCTCTATGCGTCGGGCCTGAGGGTCAGTGAACTGGTGGGCCTCGATATCGACGATGTGGACCTCAAGGCTCAGACCGTGAGGGTCATGGGCAAGGGGCGCAAGGAGCGCATAGTGCCGATGGGGGAGAAGGCGTGCGCCTCGCTGGTCAACTACCTCGAGAAGAGAAAGGCGCTTGCCGACGACAGGGGCCAGGAGAAGGCGTTCTTCGTCAACCGCCACGGCGGGAGGCTCACCGCGCGCTCCATAGAGCGGCTCATCGCAAAGTACATGCGCCGCTGCGGCGTCCAGAAGACCGTCACCCCGCACGTGCTCAGGCACACCTTCGCCACGCACCTGCTCGGCGCCGGCGCGGACATGAGGGGCATACAGGAGCTGCTCGGCCACTCGAGCCTCTCCACGACGCAGAAGTACACCCACGTGGGCATAGAGAATCTCATGAGGGCGTACGACCAGTCGCATCCGAAGGCTTGA